Genomic DNA from Candidatus Sulfurimonas marisnigri:
AACCTACCTCTTCGCTCACAAGCGTCATGAATTCTAAGCCCATAAGCCCATTTAGGTCTATTGTACGCGTCAAGTGCTGGAAGTGTTCCATAGAGGATAAAATGCAGTAGTGTTCCAACAATATTGCTCTCACTAGGTGGACATCCTGGGACATTAATAACAGACTTATTTGTTATATTGCTTAGAGCTGTAGCATTTGTAGGGTTTGGATATGCTGCTTGAACACCCCCAAAAGATGAACAAGTGCCAATAGCAAAAATAGCAGCTGCATTTTCAGAAGCTTCTCTAGCAATTTTTTCTCCTGTTTTTCCATGTGCCCCAATAGTTAAGTAAAAATCACTTTCACCATGAGGAATGCCACCCTCAACCATTAAGATATATTTACCTTTATATCTCTCCATTGCTGATTCTAAATTATGCTCAGCTTGCCACCCAGCTGCAGACATAATTGTTTCATGGTATTCTAATGAAATGTAGTCAAATATAAGACTATCAATGCTTGGTGTCGCTGTTCTTAATAAAGATTCACTGCACCCGGTACACTCAGCCATATGTAGCCAAACTAAAGGGAGTCTGTCAGCCATTTCAGCTGCTTTTGCAACCAATGGAGTAAAACTTGCCGGTAACATAAGCATTGATGTCATTGCACCTGCCCAACCCATAAATTCTCTTCTAGAGAAGCCTTTTTCTTCAATCAACCTTGATATTGACTTTTCATCATCTAACTTTGGTAAATTAGATAACTCGTCTAGTCTAGAAGATAACTTTTCAAACAAAGCCTTATTTTCCATAACATTCTCCCTTTAATTGTTAATTACATATAATGAATGACTATTCATTTATCTAATATCATATAAAAATTAAACTTAAAATAAAATGAATATATATATAATTTTTAATTATAAATTAAGTTTTTATTAGTATTTATGATTAGTGTTTAAAATTATACCTAAATATATGTGTTGTAAGTAATTAAAAAAAGTTTTTTATCAATGTGTGGTGCAGACTGAGCATACGTCAAATGTTTTAAAAACAAGTTCAGCCATTTTAATATCATATAGACCAATCATAGCTTTTTGTGAAACTCCTTGCTTCTCTCTTGTTCCTCCACTTAGGTTCCATTGAGTTGGAGTTATTATCTCATAGTTTTTTATAAAGCCATTCTCAAGTTCTACTTTATGTATAAGAGTACCACGCGCAGCTTCTACTGCAGAGTACCCACTGCTGCTGAATTGTTTTATATCTATACATGGTTCAATATATGATGGTTCATTTAAATCTAACTTTTGTATTAATTTTTTTGAGTGTTTTAAAAGTTGAGATATTTCGGAGACCCTTGCCAAAATTCTGCTAAATATACTATCACCATATTTTCTATGAGCATCTAATATAAGTTTATTTTTATTTACCATAGCACGTGCTAAAGGACCGACTTCATAGTATTTATCTTTATAGCTTACATTTTTTGCAAATGACGTAGCCGTTTCAGACTCTTTTGCATGTTCTATAAAAATATTGTTATTCACTCTAGTTTTTAATGATTTACCTTTTTTAAAGTAGCTATTCTCTCCAAAAGAGATAAATCTTCCATAGCTCTTTCCATACGCTAACAACTCTTCCTTTTTTATTTGTCTTAGTATGTCTGGTAAATCCCCTTCATACTTCAAAATATTGTCTACACTCTTACATGTAGAGAAACTTTCACTCTCCATCTTGATTAAGTTATCTTCAACGAATTTAACCGTTTGCTCTATATAATGCTGTAGCTTTATAATATCCATCTCTGTTATATCACAGACTACTCCGCCTACAACTGCATAAGAGGTGTGTGGATATTGTCCTCCAAAGAGTGCGATAGCTTTACCCATAAGCTGAGACGGGTAAGTGGCTTTTAGCACCTCTTGCTTGTGTCCAAACAGAGGCATCATTGTTAAATAAAACCACTTAAAATGGTTTTGTATAAGCTCAAAATTAAGTGTCAATTCTCTTAAACTTTTTGCTTTATTTGAAATTTGTAAATTATCATAACAACTCTCAAGTGCTTCAACAGTAGCAATAAGATGAGCATGACCACATATACCGCATACTCTCGGATTTATTACAAGTGCGTCAAAAGCTGATTTTCCTTTTAAAATATTTTCTATATTTCTTGTTGACATAAACTCTATATCTACAAAATCAATCTTATTATCTTTAAAGTTAAAGTTTAACTTTGCTTCACCTTCTATCTTTTCTATTAGTTTAATCATCAAATAACTTCTTTTGTAATCTTTGTATATTAAATGCTTTTGTTATCCCAGCAAGTGTTAGGTATGTTCTTTTGCCTACCCCAACAGGGAGATATTCAGGTATACCCATGTTTTTTTTCGTCTCAAAAAGGTTTTGTTTAGGAAATTTTGGCTCGGTACACCCCATGCAAGGGAGACCTGCTCTTGTCTTTGAGTTAACCTCATTCCAGAGTATTTTATTACAACTTGCATGTGTGTATGGTGCTTGACAACCGTGGTCATAATACATGCACCCCTCCAGCTCTCCAAACTTGTGATTATCAACTTTATATTCAAAGTACTCATTTCTAGTGCAACCATTATGGACTGTGTAGGCATAAAACTCTTTTGGACGCAGAAAATTATCTAATTTTAAATTAACACTTTTTTTAATTGCGTAAAGAGTGTTCACTAAGACTTCTGGATGAACTGGACATCCTGATAAAGATACGGTTTTATCAAGTATATCTTGAAAGTTTCCTAATGATTTTTCTTGATTAAAATGTA
This window encodes:
- a CDS encoding hydrogenase, whose translation is MKMRVLWLSAIACNGNTHSFLNYPYIEQFLNDFEFIYHQVIDSAYSLEDIVLNQIPCDILLIEGAISREFQRADVSVIEIIESYSKIVQKIVTVGTCATFGGIFRESDYENTSGLHFNQEKSLGNFQDILDKTVSLSGCPVHPEVLVNTLYAIKKSVNLKLDNFLRPKEFYAYTVHNGCTRNEYFEYKVDNHKFGELEGCMYYDHGCQAPYTHASCNKILWNEVNSKTRAGLPCMGCTEPKFPKQNLFETKKNMGIPEYLPVGVGKRTYLTLAGITKAFNIQRLQKKLFDD
- a CDS encoding nickel-dependent hydrogenase large subunit; this encodes MIKLIEKIEGEAKLNFNFKDNKIDFVDIEFMSTRNIENILKGKSAFDALVINPRVCGICGHAHLIATVEALESCYDNLQISNKAKSLRELTLNFELIQNHFKWFYLTMMPLFGHKQEVLKATYPSQLMGKAIALFGGQYPHTSYAVVGGVVCDITEMDIIKLQHYIEQTVKFVEDNLIKMESESFSTCKSVDNILKYEGDLPDILRQIKKEELLAYGKSYGRFISFGENSYFKKGKSLKTRVNNNIFIEHAKESETATSFAKNVSYKDKYYEVGPLARAMVNKNKLILDAHRKYGDSIFSRILARVSEISQLLKHSKKLIQKLDLNEPSYIEPCIDIKQFSSSGYSAVEAARGTLIHKVELENGFIKNYEIITPTQWNLSGGTREKQGVSQKAMIGLYDIKMAELVFKTFDVCSVCTTH
- a CDS encoding hydrogenase small subunit gives rise to the protein MENKALFEKLSSRLDELSNLPKLDDEKSISRLIEEKGFSRREFMGWAGAMTSMLMLPASFTPLVAKAAEMADRLPLVWLHMAECTGCSESLLRTATPSIDSLIFDYISLEYHETIMSAAGWQAEHNLESAMERYKGKYILMVEGGIPHGESDFYLTIGAHGKTGEKIAREASENAAAIFAIGTCSSFGGVQAAYPNPTNATALSNITNKSVINVPGCPPSESNIVGTLLHFILYGTLPALDAYNRPKWAYGLRIHDACERRGRFDAGEFVEQFGDDGAKNGYCLYKVGCKGPYTFNNCSKQRFNQGTSWPVQAGHGCMGCSEPDFWDKMGIVHEPLGNRLYHTVFGGLGSDATADKIGVGILTVTAVGIAAHAAISLIKKPKE